One window from the genome of Thermoleophilaceae bacterium encodes:
- the cysK gene encoding cysteine synthase A: MARAAANAIPENLADLVGGTPLVRLTRVAPDCGVELLAKLEAYNPGGSVKDRIGVAMIEAAEREGKIEPGRTTIVEPTSGNTGIALAFVCAAKGYDLVLAMPQGMSREREGLLRLYGAEVLITESMGGMNEAVEAAERIAAERGDCFIPDQFSNPANPEVHRRTTAEEIWSDTDGNVDVLVAGVGTGGTITGAGERLKEHNPGLHVVAVEPRSSPVISGGMPGPHKIQGIGAGFVPSVLNRDVLDEIVGVDDEDAIDTARLVSRREGILAGISGGAALWAAIEVGNRPELTGKRVVVVMPDSGERYVSTPFFAP; this comes from the coding sequence GTGGCCCGTGCCGCCGCGAACGCCATCCCGGAGAACCTGGCCGACCTCGTAGGCGGCACGCCGCTGGTCCGCCTCACCCGCGTGGCGCCGGATTGCGGCGTCGAGCTGCTGGCCAAGCTGGAGGCGTACAACCCCGGCGGCAGCGTGAAGGACCGCATCGGCGTGGCCATGATCGAGGCCGCCGAGCGCGAGGGGAAGATCGAGCCGGGCCGCACCACGATCGTGGAGCCCACCTCGGGAAACACCGGCATCGCCCTGGCGTTCGTGTGCGCCGCCAAGGGCTACGACCTCGTGCTTGCCATGCCGCAGGGCATGAGCCGCGAGCGCGAGGGGCTGCTGCGCCTCTACGGCGCGGAGGTGCTGATCACGGAGTCGATGGGCGGGATGAACGAAGCCGTGGAGGCCGCGGAGCGGATCGCGGCCGAGCGCGGCGACTGCTTCATCCCCGACCAGTTCTCCAACCCCGCCAACCCCGAGGTCCACAGGCGCACGACGGCGGAGGAGATCTGGTCCGACACCGACGGCAACGTCGACGTGCTCGTGGCGGGTGTCGGCACCGGCGGCACGATCACCGGCGCGGGCGAGCGGCTGAAGGAGCACAACCCCGGCCTGCACGTGGTGGCGGTGGAGCCCAGGTCCTCGCCCGTCATCTCCGGCGGCATGCCCGGCCCGCACAAGATCCAGGGCATCGGGGCGGGCTTCGTGCCGTCCGTCCTCAACCGCGACGTGCTCGACGAGATCGTCGGCGTGGACGACGAGGACGCGATCGACACCGCGCGCCTGGTCTCGCGTCGTGAGGGCATCCTCGCCGGCATCTCCGGCGGCGCGGCGCTGTGGGCGGCGATCGAGGTGGGCAACCGGCCCGAGCTCACCGGCAAGCGCGTCGTCGTGGTGATGCCGGACTCCGGCGAGCGCTACGTCTCCACGCCCTTCTTCGCCCCGTGA
- a CDS encoding MOSC domain-containing protein, whose amino-acid sequence MSGSVIAVSSSASHGPVKANRDGIRLLAGLGVEGDAHLGETVMHLSRRRRDATQPNLRQVHLIHSELHGELAAAGFSVSAGQMGENVTTRGVDLLGLPAGARLSLGPGGAVVEVTGLRNPCAQLDGIQPGLMEATLERRENGELLRKAGVMAVVVEGGEVRPGDAIRVELPDGPHRPLEPV is encoded by the coding sequence GTGAGCGGCAGCGTCATCGCCGTCAGCTCCAGCGCCTCCCACGGGCCGGTCAAGGCCAACCGGGACGGCATCCGGCTGCTGGCCGGGCTCGGGGTGGAGGGCGACGCGCACCTGGGGGAGACGGTCATGCACCTTTCGCGGCGCAGGCGCGATGCCACGCAGCCCAACCTGCGCCAGGTGCACCTCATCCACTCCGAGCTGCACGGCGAGCTGGCCGCCGCGGGCTTCTCGGTGTCGGCCGGCCAGATGGGGGAGAACGTCACCACCCGCGGCGTGGACCTGCTCGGGCTGCCGGCCGGCGCGCGGCTGAGCCTCGGCCCGGGTGGAGCGGTGGTGGAGGTCACGGGCCTTCGCAACCCGTGTGCCCAGCTCGACGGCATCCAGCCGGGGCTGATGGAGGCCACGCTGGAGCGCCGTGAGAACGGCGAGCTGCTGCGCAAGGCGGGCGTGATGGCCGTGGTGGTCGAGGGCGGCGAAGTGCGGCCCGGCGATGCCATCCGCGTGGAGTTGCCGGACGGGCCCCACCGCCCGCTCGAACCCGTCTAG
- a CDS encoding sulfurtransferase TusA family protein, with translation MTLDLRGVACPLNWVRTKLALEELAPGERLVLLLDPGEPIESVPASAREVGHEVTVEGATVTIVRR, from the coding sequence GTGACGCTGGACCTGCGCGGCGTAGCGTGCCCCCTCAACTGGGTGCGGACCAAGCTGGCGCTGGAGGAGCTGGCCCCGGGGGAGCGGCTCGTGCTGCTGCTCGACCCCGGCGAGCCCATCGAGAGCGTGCCGGCCTCCGCGCGCGAGGTCGGGCACGAGGTGACGGTGGAGGGGGCGACCGTCACCATCGTCAGGCGATGA
- a CDS encoding HesA/MoeB/ThiF family protein yields the protein MSLSDADLERYSRQLVLPEWSGAAQQRLAEASAVVVGAGALGCPAAAYLAGAGVGRLGLVDSDVVELSNLHRQPLHSTPDIGVGKAESAGAKLRLLNPGCLVETYPVRMEEMNAEAILAGADVVVDCSDSFPTRYLVNDACCAQGIALVEGGVLGFSGLVLAIRPGQSACYRCAFPSEPPEGSVPSCREAGVLGATAGIVGSMQALEALKLLTGAMPARTDTILSLDAATMELTHVRTARRGDCPACAPQSRV from the coding sequence ATGAGCCTGAGCGACGCCGACCTCGAGCGCTACTCGCGCCAGCTCGTGCTGCCCGAGTGGAGCGGCGCGGCGCAGCAGCGCCTGGCGGAGGCGAGCGCGGTGGTGGTCGGGGCGGGCGCGCTCGGCTGTCCCGCCGCGGCGTATCTCGCGGGCGCGGGCGTGGGGCGGCTCGGACTGGTGGACTCCGACGTCGTGGAGCTCTCCAACCTCCACCGCCAGCCTCTGCACTCCACGCCCGACATCGGGGTCGGCAAGGCGGAGAGCGCCGGGGCGAAGCTGCGCCTGCTCAACCCTGGCTGCCTGGTGGAGACCTATCCGGTGCGGATGGAGGAGATGAACGCGGAGGCCATCCTGGCCGGCGCCGACGTGGTGGTGGACTGCTCGGACTCCTTCCCCACGCGTTACCTGGTGAACGACGCGTGCTGCGCCCAGGGGATCGCGCTGGTGGAGGGCGGCGTGCTCGGCTTCTCCGGCCTGGTGCTCGCCATCCGGCCGGGGCAGAGCGCGTGCTACCGCTGCGCGTTCCCCAGCGAGCCGCCGGAGGGCTCGGTGCCGTCCTGTCGCGAGGCCGGCGTGCTTGGGGCCACCGCGGGGATCGTGGGGTCGATGCAGGCGCTCGAGGCGCTCAAGCTGCTCACCGGCGCGATGCCCGCCCGCACCGACACGATCCTCTCCCTCGACGCCGCCACGATGGAGCTCACGCACGTGCGCACGGCCCGCCGCGGGGATTGCCCGGCATGTGCGCCACAATCTCGGGTGTAG